DNA sequence from the Malus domestica chromosome 11, GDT2T_hap1 genome:
aaaccctaaaccctaaaccctaaaccctaaaccctaaaccctaaaccctaaaccctaaaccctaaaccctaaaccctaaaccctaaaccctaaaccctaaaccctaaaccctaaaccctaaaccctaaaccctaaaccctaaaccctaaaccctaaaccctaaaccctaaaccctaaaccctaaaccctaaaccctaaaccctaaaccctaaaccctaaaccctaaaccctaaaccctaaaccctaaaccctaaaccctaaaccctaaaccctaaaccctaaaccctaaaccctaaaccctaaaccctaaaccctaaaccctaaaccctaaaccctaaaccctaaaccctaaaccctaaaccctaaaccctaaaccctaaaccctaaaccctaaaccctaaaccctaaaccctaaaccctaaaccctaaaccctaaaccctaaaccctaaaccctaaaccctaaaccctaaaccctaaaccctaaaccctaaaccctaaaccctaaaccctaaaccctaaaccctaaaccctaaaccctaaaccctaaaccctaaaccctaaaccctaaaccctaaaccctaaaccctaaaccctaaaccctaaaccctaaaccctaaaccctaaaccctaaaccctaaaccctaaaccctaaaccctaaaccctaaaccctaaaccctaaaccctaaaccctaaaccctaaaccctaaaccctaaaccctaaaccctaaaccctaaaccctaaaccctaaaccctaaaccctaaaccctaaaccctaaaccctaaaccctaaaccctaaaccctaaaccctaaaccctaaaccctaaaccctaaaccctaaaccctaaaccctaaaccctaaaccctaaaccctaaaccctaaaccctaaaccctaaaccctaaaccctaaaccctaaaccctaaaccctaaaccctaaaccctaaaccctaaaccctaaaccctaaaccctaaaccctaaaccctaaaccctaaaccctaaaccctaaaccctaaaccctaaaccctaaaccctaaaccctaaaccctaaaccctaaaccctaaaccctaaaccctaaaccctaaaccctaaaccctaaaccctaaaccctaaaccctaaaccctaaaccctaaaccctaaaccctaaaccctaaaccctaaaccctaaaccctaaaccctaaaccctaaaccctaaaccctaaaccctaaaccctaaaccctaaaccctaaaccctaaaccctaaaccctaaaccctaaaccctaaaccctcaaccctaaaccctcaaccctaaaccctaaaccctcaaccctaaaccctaaaccctaaaccctaaaccctcaaccctgaaccctaaaccctaaacccctaaacccctaaaccctaaaccctaaaccctaaacccctaaacccctaaaccctaaaccctaaaccctaaaccctaaaccctaaaccctaaaccctaaaccctgaaccctgaaccctaaaccctaaaccctaaaccctaaaccccgtCAACCCCTAAACCCCGTcaacccctaaaccctaaaccctaatccctaaaccctcaacccccAACCCTCAATCAGTATGCTTTCTAATCCCTAATCCCTAAACCCTCAATCCCAAACCCCgtcaacccaaaaaccctaaaccttaTGCATGCCTTCTAATCATTAGATATAGCCTAGCATGGCATTCATGTATATGCATTGCCTTTGTCATGCCTTTTGGTGTGGCatgcttgtttgtggttttcCATTTTTGTACCTCTGAAGGTACTTTGAAAAACCAATCATAAATTAGACAAGTGACCCAAAATACCTTGAAatgattggaaaaaaaaattcattgtgaGTTGATTTTGATAATAGCTAATTTAGATGGTAACATAATAACATAACAAAGAAAATCTTTGTTATAAGTATCTTTACACACGTTACCTTTGGCGATGTAAGTGGTGCCACAACATGCTCGTCTAAACCTTTGCAAGGAATTCATTGTTATGGCATACTCGTTCATTGCCTTTTacttgggtttagggtttaacaACTTGAGGGCCTGGAATGCCTTTTGCATACCTTTGCTTTTTGTTCAAGCCTTTCtttaagggtttagggtttgttgaAGCCTTTTAAAGGCATGTGGAGCCTTTATAAAACCACCACACACCATTTCTTTTTACTTTCCAATTGTGATGCATTTTCGAGACATAACTTTACCTCAACATGTCCTGATGTGGCATTCTTGTTCAAAGTTTGCCATTGTTGCACCTTAGCTAGGGATATTGTGCTTTTGTGATGCATGAAGTGGAATGTATGCGCATGCCTTCCCTTTGTTGTGCCCTTTTCATTCCCTGCCGTGCCATTTTTGTATAGACCTTGTCTTAGTCATGCCTTTGCAAAGTATTGCTTGCCCTTGTCATGCACTGGCGTGGCATTCTTGTTCGTTCCTTTACAAGTCATATGGTGCCTTTCCCTTGTTGTGTCATTGCAAAGCTAAGATGCCTTGTCATGGGGGATGCTTTATTATAGCCATGCCCCTTTCATAGCCAAAGGCAACAAAGGATACAACTTGCATTGCCAAAGACAGCACAAGGCCCCACTTTACCAATGTCAATGCACGACCACCTTTCTTACCCTAGGCAATGCAAAGGCGCGACTTACTTGTCCAAAGGCACTGCAATTATGCAAGGCGCCAATTCCATGGCCATAAACAAAACAAGGCTCTTCTTGCTTGGCCAGAGACCCAACACATGCAGCATTTTACTAACCAAAGGCAACCAAATGCGCTACTTAATACTTATTAATTGCAAAATAACATAATCTGTTTCTAGTTTCATAAAAGATGAAAGGCGTTTTTCAGGTTGTTCTGTACAATGTGTCCTCCATGACATGCTTGTTCTTGCCATGCATTTGCGATTTTTGTGCCTTATCTTTTTTCATGTCTTGGCAATCAGGTATGAAATATGATGATGTACTTCACTCCTTAAGTATATTGTGAATAACCAAAAATTTAATAGATTGTTTACCCAACAAAATAATTCCTGGTTACGGCCAACTTAAATAAGAAAAGAAGCTGATTGTATTTACACGATACGGATTATACAATTCTCTTTCCCTCCAAAACTTCTTGGTCATCTGTCACCAGTCATCATTAACCCTGATGCCAGGTTTCACTCCTGGAACTAGTCATTCAACTCTTGCCCCCAAGTCCTGAAATCATAAAGATATGGGAGAACTAACGAAAGGGAAGGGTACGGCTAGAGTTACAATGTCAAAATTTGGGTCCTAACATGCTGCAGAAATATACTGTGTACTGGGAGGAAGGCTTCGCATCAACCATCAAGCTTTGCCAAGAAGTTACTGAGATTGTATTCTTCGGTGTACTGTGATTGATCCCACAACTCCTCCAGCCCACCAAGAATTGCTTTCAACCCCTTTCCAGTGCCCATTAATTTCACATCTCCATCAAATTTTCCATCGGGATGCTTTAATATAGAAGTTCCctagaaaacaaacaaatagtCGAAACTTTTCATTGACATCAATTAAGAACTTGCAGCAGACACGTAACAATTCAATTAAAACTTGTAGAAACTCATATTAGCTTCTGTAAACGTGCACAGCATCCAAAACGAATTCAGAAAATAGACCAGCCGGCAATACCTTTTTGGACGTTTCTGCAGTAGCAAATAGATCAAGCAGTTGGTCTGTATTCATGGTTTTCATACTAGCATTTTCAGCATTAATGACTGCATTAGCTACTGAAAGCTTAAACTTTTGCAAGCTCATAACTTTCTCTTCGAGAGTGCCACGCATAATAAGGCGATGGACATTGACAACTTTTTTCTGACCTAATCTGTGTGCTCTGTCCATTGCCTGCAGGTcaaaaaaagggtaaataacAACGAATAATGCTGAGCAATTAGGGAGCTTCAATGAAGTTCATCTCAGAGATCTTTTATTGAAAACTAGACTTAAAATGTGATAGAAGGCATCTGTATCCAATTTCAAGAGTCGATGATGCGAAATTAGGGAGCTTTATTGAAGTTCATCTCAGAGATCTTTTCCTGAATGCTAGACTCAAAATGTGACAGATGGCCTCTGATTCCAATTTCAAGAGACGAAAATTTCGACTCCTTAGAGGATAAAGACAGCAAAAGACAGTCACCTGATGATCCCGCATGGGGTTCCAGTCATGCTCCATGAAAACAAGTGTGTCTGCAGATGTCAGGTTCAAGCCCAGCCCACCAACTGCAGAAAGTGATTAAACTTTAGTAACACTCTGATTGAATCTAGTACGCAGGCAAAGGATAAAATGCCAACCATGGGTTGTGAGTAGCAGGACATCGATTGTAGGATCCGAATTGAAAGCTTTGACAATATCAAAACGTTTTTCAGGTTCAACTGACCCATCCAGCCGCAAGTAGGTTACACTGCTTTAAAGAAACACATAAGACCACTGGATCACTATACCATACTATACAAGAGGATAAACATTGTGAAAGCAATTGCACAAGTTCACTATACTAGAGGATGATTCTTCTACAGTTATACCCACCATATCTAGAATTTATTCGTCACATGTACTCAACCCCCTGATTTCTGGCATATTAATTTTTCTAGGTCCAAAAACCAGATTTCTAACTGAAACAGTTAGAACTCATGTAATACTGTTACTTATCAGAATTGTGGGACAAGATTGTGAGAGAACTCAACACTAGAATAACTTTCCACTCCAAAACAGTCTTTAATAAGATTAGCAGACTTCAACTAACAAAGATGCATGAGAGAGGTTTACGAGACCAACCTCTTCATATGAGTATGAAATAAGTCTCTTTCTATTAAGTCCAGAAATGCCTGCATGAGACGCCATTGCGCATTATAAACCATGAATTAAAGCTAAGCACAGGTAGCTTAAAAGAGAACAAGTCAAACATAAACGGACAATACTTTATGTTGAGCAAATATCAAGACTCTGTGCTGCCCCACGCTTATGGCACCTTCAGAACTAGAAGCATCAACACCTATTCCACACTCTTCAAGAATCTCCTGAAGTGCAACTAGTTTGGGAGAGTGGTATGGCTTGTGCAATTCTGAAATTGTATCAGAGCCTCCCGGTAGTAGCTCTGACAAAAGGCATGCAATTGAATCTGGGACCTTTTTTTCAAGAACAAGCAATGGGTGACTGCATAGTTTAAGCAAGTACTGAAGTGCCtgaaacaagaacaaataacaTCCATTCAATGATAGGAACATACTGAagcaaaagaaaactaaatacaaaaataaacaacaaaattaCCTGAAAAACATGGGATGAAGCTCTAGGTGATTCACTATGCCCTCCTGTATCTGCTGTCTCATTTTGTTTCACAATACTTGAGATCTCTTGTCTCACATGTGACCCAGAAAACTGTTCGTACAATTTCAATTGTACAGGGCTCAGGTCACAGAACCTGTCCTGAATAATTTTCTCAGGAAGATCGGACAAGACTTCATCTTTTGTTCGACGGAGGAGGAAGGGCATGACCTATTTGACAGAATTTTTTAGTCaggaaagtcaacaatttcTACACAAACTCTTATCACTTTTGCCAACAGTTAGTACTAAGCCAGCTAATTTCACCAGAGAAGTATCTCAGTGAACAATTTGCACTCTTTAAAATTCCAGAACTTGGAATGCACAGAAAATTTCATATATACTTGTAAAAGTTTGACCATAgtattatttttcacatcagtaTCCAGTGAGATTGCAAGGTCAACTACCAATGGGGTCAAACACCAGGTAGCACAATTTTTTCAAGATGCTTGATATGCAAAAAACATAAAGAGTggtatcacaaaaaaaaaaagaaaggaaatttaCCTGCTTGTGCAATGCTTCCATCGCAAGTGCTCCTGCTTCAGCATCCTTTGCAGAGCACTTAGGATCTCTGGCTGCCACCAGTGGTTTCCCAAAAGTGGCTTGGAACTGCCCAAAATAACATTAAAACAACAGacttatttatttatcatgTCAGATTGACAATTGTTCGGGGAAATGTGTACTACAGTGTTACACACAGAATGTACATACATCTAAATTTTTCAAGAGACTAGCAAATCATGAAAGAGAAATTACAATCACTTAAACTGATAATGGGACTATCCAAACATATAGTTGATTACGGGAAAGAcagatttttaaataatattactTTCTGATAGATGATGTTCATCTTCATCAAACCAGACTCTTAGTAACTTTATAAGTACAATCTTAACAGAAAGAAAACACAATGTAAGTTACACTCTTAAAATAATTGTACGCTATTAGTAACCCTCATTCTAGACTTTTTAAGTGTTAAACCAGAGTAGTTTCTCTCTTGATTATGTTATTCTCCAAATTGGAGGATATATATAGCAATACAAACAACCAAGATCAAGTATGAAACCAATAAGTCAAATATGACTGCTATGAATCTACTGCCTACAATCTACATTTACTCTATAGAATCAACTCTATTCTTTATATGAGATTTCTTGTCTGATCTTTAGTCAAGATTCCTGCTTCAATTAATATCAGCCAACACTTTATAAGTAGAGTCTTTGGAGACCAAAAGTTACAAAGATAGATACTCTGAGCACCTGCTCCCAGAAAATAGGGTTTTAAGATTTTTCTAAACTACCAAGCAACATGGCCAAATTCATTTATTTGAGTTCCTGTAAAGATTTATGTGGGTATCTATCAGAAAATTATTTATGTGGGTTTAGCCTGAAAGCCACCATGTGTTTTCAGAGTTTGTTTTTATGCTTACTTCTATAAGAGAATTCTTTCTGCCACATAAAAAAATTCaaggaaagaaaacaaacaaaaaaaatataatatataacagAAGAAGGCGAAAACACACCTGCCTCTCTGTTCCAAGAAAGCCGGGCATTACGAAATCAAAAAGGGACCATAAATCCATGACATTATTCTACAACAAAAGGTAGGTCCTTTTcagaagaaaatagaaaatcagTTTTAAGGTAATTTCATGAATCAGTGAAAGACCAACCTGGATTGGTGTTCCACTCAATATCAAACGATGCTGGGCTTTCAATTGCTTCACTGAAAGTGTaacttttgactttgcattctTGATCACATGTCCTTCATCTAAGATACAATAGTTCCAGATAAGCTTCCCAAGATAATCAATATCTTTGCGGACCACATCATATGATGTTATTATTGCATTATGCTTTCCAAAATGTTCTCGAAGTGCAATGCGCTCTTGAGCAGAACCAACATATTGGAGAGTAGATATTACGGAAAGATCAATGTACTTCTCTATCTCAAAGGCCCAATGTCCAACAAGTGTTGATGGGCAGATAATTAAAGATGATGGAAGATTGCCGTCATTCAAAGTTTGATGTTCGACTATATCAGAAGCCACAATAGCCAATGCTTGAAGTGTCTTACCAAGACCCATATCATCACATAAGATTCCATGAAGCTTGAAACGTTTTAAAAAGGCTAACCAATTTATGCCTTCCTGTTGATACCTATAACCAAAAGAATCTGTTAGGAACCAGAATGTTGATTCACTGCAAAGTCAAACCAATTTATACCTATACCAGTAAGCCTTAGAAAATAGAGTACTCCTATATCAACCCAACTAACAGTCAACCTCAGCCACCAACCTTCTACATGACTCTACCAGTAAGATATACAACAATTTAgatatattttctcttttccgCAATTCTAACCAGTATACATTATAAACATAGGTTTAGAATACAGCTACACATCGTGAATAAACCAGACACAAACATATGTAAAATGTCCCCAGTTCATTTAGAGTTGTAGTCTTAGCTGTTACAAAGATAAATATCAAGCCAAGTTTCAAAAGTCTTAGCCACGAATTCATTCAACATTAAGTATTTTAGCTACCTTCTCAGTGTCACTTTCAGTTCAGTACAAAGCTTGTAATCATCAATATGGGAGTTGTCAAGTAGTTGCTCCAGAAATGTTGCATCTTCTGCACTTCTGGAGAAACCTTCAGTTAGTCCAACAGGTGGAGGGAGGCCCCGTGCAAGTGGAAGAAGAGGTACAAGAGCAGCAAAACTGCGAGTCACACTCTGTCTCACAGACTGATCACAATCACTCATACACCTTAAAAGAGGGACAACTAAGAAAGGAGCATATGGAACCAGCTCCACACCCAATCCTTGGACAAGCAAACTAATAAGCATGCCTGCACCTTGTCTGGCACCAACAGATGTCATATCCCCTAACATGGGTATGGCATTTTCAATTACAGCTCCCATCACATGCATTTCCTTTGACTTGGCCATTGTGGTGATGCATCTAGAGGAAGCCAATCTAACAGCAACATGGGAATGACGAATGCACTTCAATATGTATGGAAGAAGGGTGAGTAGTTTTGGTTTCAGATCCTCATTTAGCATTGAAGCAATAGAACGTACTACCTGCAAGTTTTGAGACAATTTAGGTTTCAAGTCCGTAGGTCCACAAATTTTGACGGTTTACCATTTGTAATGCAATAACTCATATGTTACAATCTAAAATTCCAAAAATTGTCATGTCCTAATTTACAATCAAGTAAAGGTAGATAGTTCAGAACTAGAAAGAAAacccaaagaaaaggaaaatgtcATTTATCAATACACCTAGATTGTTATGGATAAAAAAGACATTAGCAGCTAATGCAACAATGTGACCCAAATAGTTAGAAACAGAGCACGAACAAAACAACTTCTGAAAAGATCGGGCAAGTCTTATTTTTAACCTTTGGCCTTCAGAAAAATAAGCAGTCAAGAAATTAAGGTTGGCCATTATTAACCAGGAAAGtattaaaaacacaaaaccattCGAGAAGTGAGTGAAGCAGCATCAAGTTTTCATGTTGAGTAAAGATGGATATGcttattaaattttatcttcCCCTTTTCTTCTAGTTCCCTGATCTTATTATTTGCAAATCcacactcctatttttttttttttttgggtcaatacACTCCTATTATTTTAGACaatatcaaaaaaataaaaaaggaaaaggaaaaagaaattgcatgAGCTTCCAATTTTCATTCCTCATACCCACAACATCTCAGTTCATGTAAACACTTTTCTTTAATTCTGCAACCTTGACTGGTCTCTGGTCCTTTATCTCTATTAGTGATCGTGAATCCCCGTCATTTTGAAGTAACAAAAGAGCGAACAGTTCTcatagttattttttttttttttaacaatttaatAGACAATTTTCATATTTGTAACACCTTTCGACATTTACTGATGTATATCATACGCAAAAATATTAGTACTGAATGCAGTCAAATATTAGTACTGAATGCAGCCGCAAGATTTAATAGAAGTAACAcaaccaacaaaatcaaggatGATAAGAACCTGGATATTATTTATCAAGGTCTGGGGATCCTTCACAGATTCCAGAGTTTgtgtaattttcttttcatctgCAGGATTAAGGGACTGAATACTACTAGGCTTAAGCACTTCAGTGAGGCAATCCCAAAGTTTTGGAAGCTCGTCAAATAATGAAGCACCAAACTTCATACAAAGATGCCTCAAGGCAAGTTCAGAACCTCGTCTACTAATAAATCCCTCAACCTTTGAGCGATCTTCGCTTCCAGCCAGAATGACCTTTGATTTCTGCTTACCAGTATTTGTCCCAAAAGATAGGAGATCTTGGTCATCAATAATATCTAAGGAACAGATGACTGCAGCTTGAGGTGTTTCTCTAGGATCCATACATGTTAAATTACATATATTCTTAATTAACTTATCATTTGGGCTTCGGCTACGTGAAATACAGTGAGAAATAAGCTCTGCAAGTGCCTCAGCTGCCTTCTCTTGTAGTATTTCCTCCTTCCCAAGAGATTTAAGATTATCAGATTAAATAACTAAGCAACCATAGGATTAAGAAAGCATTTATATATAGAAGATTACCTGTTCTCTTTTGATAGAAGCCATCAAAGGCAAAATAATGGGATTTAGTCGTTCAGGAAGCTCTGACATCCAAACAACAGAAGCAGCAACAAGAGAAGAGACAGTAACATGTAGATTGCTCTGCAGATTGTTACAGAATGTAACAGTGAGCAAAAGGTAACCACTCAAATATAATTATAGAATTGGGGAAAAGCTAATACAAAACccttaataaaaatgaaaaacgtCGGACACTGTTCCAATAATTCCATTAAAAAAAAGAGATGCATCCTTCTGCCTAGCACTTAaagaagcatatcaagaatatgCAATTATGTCCCACAATTACCTGAACACATTTTAAATATCCACAAGTTGTCAGAAGTCGTTGTTTTGCTGACTCTATATCATCAACAATGTGCCTTTCGAAAGAATTGTTCCCCCCAATATCATTACACAACATTGGAAGTTTCGATGCAAAATTAATTGCATTGTCCACGTTCAACTTTTCCAAGTCAATTTTGGTAGTAGACAACAAACTCTGAAACATACCCGATGATTGAATAGTATTTAACAACTGACTAGCCTCCGAACGCATCTTACAATACGTTCTTGAAAGCTCGGCATAAGGAAGACATGGATCGTTTGTAGGGAATGCAGGTTCAAGGCATGCCAAGAAATCCAACATCAAATTTTTGAGATGGTTCAGAAAACCTGGCATGACTCCAGCATTTTCAAACACACCTGCCCTTTTAATCTCTTTGAACCAAGAAATAAGAACCATAGATGCCACCTGATTGCATATGAGTAACAATTAAATATACGAATACTGAAAAAGGAAGGGAATGATGGTGGAACTTGCATTTAAAATCAAATGGTACCTGCCGCTGGACACCAGATAAAGAGGTAAAGGCATCAGTCAGTGGATCAATTACATACTGCATTGAGCCTTCGTGCAATCTAGAAGCAAAAACTCCCAATGCTGCCGCAGTAACCACTCGGGTATGAGTCACAGACATTTCAACATCCGCACCAACAACTATCTGAACATTATTGGTTGAAGCATCTCCACCTTTTTCCTCTGGAATGGATCCCTTCGAAGATTCCAACCCAATGTTTCTACAAGACTCATTTTCAAGCTTCACAGCTCTCATTTTAGCTGCTGCTTTAAAATGACTCTTTCGTGGGAGAGCAACAGGCCAAAACATTTTTGTAGAATCTAATGCTGAACCATACGAAGTAGTTGCAAGTTCTATCCAAGAGGACATATATAACCTTGCAGCAATTTCCAAGTCCCCTAATGGACACTGGTATAAccagggggagagagagagagttagaaTGAGCACAAATTTTTGCAAATAAGAATCAGTAAAATGTTACCAAAAGCAAGAAACGGCAAGCGAGAGCAAAGGCATAAAATCAAGAAAATGGAAGCACGTGGTGTGTCAATTGCATACATAAATGTAGAAATGTGGAAAACAATATCCAGGTAAAAGTAAAAAAGACATCCGTAAGAGGTTTAGATTATTTGTGCCTCCAAATAAAAGTCCCACGCAGTCACGCTAATGTGAGAGCAGGTCACATTTTCATATCCTTTTGttaaccaataaaaaaaaaaaaaaaaaaaaaaaaaaaaaaaaaagcagataaATACATCTTCAACAA
Encoded proteins:
- the LOC103429371 gene encoding TATA-binding protein-associated factor BTAF1-like isoform X4, whose translation is MAQQSSRLHRLLTLLDTGSTQATRFTAARQIGDIAKAHPQDLSSLLKMVSQYLHSKNWDTRVAAAHAVGAIAENVKHTSLIELFTCIKSKMSDAGISGAVEDMVAFPIFDSNIAGTSFRSFDLRKVLEFGALFASGGQEYDVANDHMKNPREKLARQKQTLQCRLGLDICEQFMDVNDMIKDEDLISHNSHGNGTYPRVSTSHNIQQLVANMVPSVVSERPSPRELNLLKRKAKITSKDQSKGWSDDGDMEVPCAQNIPPKGACPDSFGTNKEILDFDNHEEKIEHDGEGRWPFQSFAEQLILDMFDQVWEVRHGSVMALREILTHQGASAGAFISDLSLEGAMIGELENKCTASTMKRDREIDLNMQVPIDESEPELKKLKFEGVTSPFVDTMVSSSKSGDFDVSIQVEDSGCKSPSAQVNGQLHFSSVKVDPCEQLAQTTELKGQSHNKGSFQKMDVLKRLSENSDMMNLVKLARHSWLKNCEFLQDCAIRFLCVLSLDRFGDYVSDQVVAPVRETCAQALGVVFKYMHPSLVHETLNILLKMQCRPEWEVRHGSLLGIKYLVAVRQEMLHNFLDRVLPACKAGLEDPDDDVRAVAADALIPTSAAIVALKGETLHSIVMLLWDILLDLDDLSPSTSSVMNLLAEIYSQEDMIPWIFEDLTSKEFDLNEFSSIDDTGEGLISHDNPFMLSTLAPRLWPFMRHSITSVRYSAIRTLERLLEAGYKGSISESSSTSFWPSFILGDTLRIVFQNLLLESNDEILKLSERVWRLLVQCPLGDLEIAARLYMSSWIELATTSYGSALDSTKMFWPVALPRKSHFKAAAKMRAVKLENESCRNIGLESSKGSIPEEKGGDASTNNVQIVVGADVEMSVTHTRVVTAAALGVFASRLHEGSMQYVIDPLTDAFTSLSGVQRQVASMVLISWFKEIKRAGVFENAGVMPGFLNHLKNLMLDFLACLEPAFPTNDPCLPYAELSRTYCKMRSEASQLLNTIQSSGMFQSLLSTTKIDLEKLNVDNAINFASKLPMLCNDIGGNNSFERHIVDDIESAKQRLLTTCGYLKCVQSNLHVTVSSLVAASVVWMSELPERLNPIILPLMASIKREQEEILQEKAAEALAELISHCISRSRSPNDKLIKNICNLTCMDPRETPQAAVICSLDIIDDQDLLSFGTNTGKQKSKVILAGSEDRSKVEGFISRRGSELALRHLCMKFGASLFDELPKLWDCLTEVLKPSSIQSLNPADEKKITQTLESVKDPQTLINNIQVVRSIASMLNEDLKPKLLTLLPYILKCIRHSHVAVRLASSRCITTMAKSKEMHVMGAVIENAIPMLGDMTSVGARQGAGMLISLLVQGLGVELVPYAPFLVVPLLRCMSDCDQSVRQSVTRSFAALVPLLPLARGLPPPVGLTEGFSRSAEDATFLEQLLDNSHIDDYKLCTELKVTLRRYQQEGINWLAFLKRFKLHGILCDDMGLGKTLQALAIVASDIVEHQTLNDGNLPSSLIICPSTLVGHWAFEIEKYIDLSVISTLQYVGSAQERIALREHFGKHNAIITSYDVVRKDIDYLGKLIWNYCILDEGHVIKNAKSKVTLSVKQLKAQHRLILSGTPIQFQATFGKPLVAARDPKCSAKDAEAGALAMEALHKQVMPFLLRRTKDEVLSDLPEKIIQDRFCDLSPVQLKLYEQFSGSHVRQEISSIVKQNETADTGGHSESPRASSHVFQALQYLLKLCSHPLLVLEKKVPDSIACLLSELLPGGSDTISELHKPYHSPKLVALQEILEECGIGVDASSSEGAISVGQHRVLIFAQHKAFLDLIERDLFHTHMKSVTYLRLDGSVEPEKRFDIVKAFNSDPTIDVLLLTTHVGGLGLNLTSADTLVFMEHDWNPMRDHQAMDRAHRLGQKKVVNVHRLIMRGTLEEKVMSLQKFKLSVANAVINAENASMKTMNTDQLLDLFATAETSKKGTSILKHPDGKFDGDVKLMGTGKGLKAILGGLEELWDQSQYTEEYNLSNFLAKLDG
- the LOC103429371 gene encoding TATA-binding protein-associated factor BTAF1-like isoform X1 produces the protein MAQQSSRLHRLLTLLDTGSTQATRFTAARQIGDIAKAHPQDLSSLLKMVSQYLHSKNWDTRVAAAHAVGAIAENVKHTSLIELFTCIKSKMSDAGISGAVEDMVAFPIFDSNIAGTSFRSFDLRKVLEFGALFASGGQEYDVANDHMKNPREKLARQKQTLQCRLGLDICEQFMDVNDMIKDEDLISHNSHGNGTYPRVSTSHNIQQLVANMVPSVVSERPSPRELNLLKRKAKITSKDQSKGWSDDGDMEVPCAQNIPPKGACPDSFGTNKEILDFDNHEEKIEHDGEGRWPFQSFAEQLILDMFDQVWEVRHGSVMALREILTHQGASAGAFISDLSLEGAMIGELENKCTASTMKRDREIDLNMQVPIDESEPELKKLKFEGVTSPFVDTMVSSSKSGDFDVSIQVEDSGCKSPSAQVNGQLHFSSVKVDPCEQLAQTTELKGQSHNKGSFQKMDVLKRLSENSDMMNLVKLARHSWLKNCEFLQDCAIRFLCVLSLDRFGDYVSDQVVAPVRETCAQALGVVFKYMHPSLVHETLNILLKMQCRPEWEVRHGSLLGIKYLVAVRQEMLHNFLDRVLPACKAGLEDPDDDVRAVAADALIPTSAAIVALKGETLHSIVMLLWDILLDLDDLSPSTSSVMNLLAEIYSQEDMIPWIFEDLTSKEFDLNEFSSIDDTGEGLISHDNPFMLSTLAPRLWPFMRHSITSVRYSAIRTLERLLEAGYKGSISESSSTSFWPSFILGDTLRIVFQNLLLESNDEILKLSERVWRLLVQCPLGDLEIAARLYMSSWIELATTSYGSALDSTKMFWPVALPRKSHFKAAAKMRAVKLENESCRNIGLESSKGSIPEEKGGDASTNNVQIVVGADVEMSVTHTRVVTAAALGVFASRLHEGSMQYVIDPLTDAFTSLSGVQRQVASMVLISWFKEIKRAGVFENAGVMPGFLNHLKNLMLDFLACLEPAFPTNDPCLPYAELSRTYCKMRSEASQLLNTIQSSGMFQSLLSTTKIDLEKLNVDNAINFASKLPMLCNDIGGNNSFERHIVDDIESAKQRLLTTCGYLKCVQSNLHVTVSSLVAASVVWMSELPERLNPIILPLMASIKREQEEILQEKAAEALAELISHCISRSRSPNDKLIKNICNLTCMDPRETPQAAVICSLDIIDDQDLLSFGTNTGKQKSKVILAGSEDRSKVEGFISRRGSELALRHLCMKFGASLFDELPKLWDCLTEVLKPSSIQSLNPADEKKITQTLESVKDPQTLINNIQVVRSIASMLNEDLKPKLLTLLPYILKCIRHSHVAVRLASSRCITTMAKSKEMHVMGAVIENAIPMLGDMTSVGARQGAGMLISLLVQGLGVELVPYAPFLVVPLLRCMSDCDQSVRQSVTRSFAALVPLLPLARGLPPPVGLTEGFSRSAEDATFLEQLLDNSHIDDYKLCTELKVTLRRYQQEGINWLAFLKRFKLHGILCDDMGLGKTLQALAIVASDIVEHQTLNDGNLPSSLIICPSTLVGHWAFEIEKYIDLSVISTLQYVGSAQERIALREHFGKHNAIITSYDVVRKDIDYLGKLIWNYCILDEGHVIKNAKSKVTLSVKQLKAQHRLILSGTPIQNNVMDLWSLFDFVMPGFLGTERQFQATFGKPLVAARDPKCSAKDAEAGALAMEALHKQVMPFLLRRTKDEVLSDLPEKIIQDRFCDLSPVQLKLYEQFSGSHVRQEISSIVKQNETADTGGHSESPRASSHVFQALQYLLKLCSHPLLVLEKKVPDSIACLLSELLPGGSDTISELHKPYHSPKLVALQEILEECGIGVDASSSEGAISVGQHRVLIFAQHKAFLDLIERDLFHTHMKSSVTYLRLDGSVEPEKRFDIVKAFNSDPTIDVLLLTTHVGGLGLNLTSADTLVFMEHDWNPMRDHQAMDRAHRLGQKKVVNVHRLIMRGTLEEKVMSLQKFKLSVANAVINAENASMKTMNTDQLLDLFATAETSKKGTSILKHPDGKFDGDVKLMGTGKGLKAILGGLEELWDQSQYTEEYNLSNFLAKLDG